A single genomic interval of Granulicella tundricola MP5ACTX9 harbors:
- a CDS encoding PfkB family carbohydrate kinase, producing the protein MSILVVGSVAFDTLETPSGKANKILGGAATYFSLAASYFTDVRVIGVVGEDFTAEHEAVLTKRGIDTRGIEHADGLSFHWTGSYSGSLNEAKTLGTDLNVFATFSPKIPDAYKDSEYLFLANIDPVLQAEVRKQMPEVKMVCGDTMNYWIADHNENLKKVLKELDVLLINDGEARMLAGEQNMVKAAEAVMAMGPKALVIKHGEYGASAFFCDRSFAGTDGIAKPFRAPALPLSEVVDPTGAGDSFAGGFYGYIASQPKLTPGVFRRALFYGSVMGSFAVEKFGTERMQELSREEIEKRFGLFMEISHLEHARA; encoded by the coding sequence ATGTCGATATTGGTTGTGGGTTCTGTGGCGTTCGATACTTTGGAGACGCCGTCTGGTAAGGCGAATAAGATTCTGGGTGGTGCGGCGACTTACTTTTCGCTGGCTGCGAGTTACTTTACCGACGTGCGTGTGATTGGCGTCGTCGGCGAGGACTTTACGGCGGAGCATGAGGCGGTGCTGACGAAGCGCGGCATCGATACTCGGGGCATTGAGCATGCGGATGGGTTGAGCTTTCACTGGACGGGATCGTACTCGGGGAGTTTGAACGAGGCGAAGACGCTGGGGACGGATCTGAATGTGTTCGCTACGTTCTCACCCAAGATCCCCGATGCTTACAAGGACAGCGAGTATCTCTTTCTGGCGAACATCGATCCGGTGCTGCAGGCGGAGGTTCGCAAGCAGATGCCGGAGGTGAAGATGGTTTGCGGCGATACGATGAACTACTGGATCGCAGACCATAACGAAAACCTGAAGAAGGTGCTGAAGGAACTGGATGTGCTGCTGATCAACGACGGCGAGGCTCGTATGCTGGCCGGTGAGCAGAACATGGTGAAGGCGGCCGAGGCCGTGATGGCGATGGGGCCGAAGGCGCTGGTGATCAAGCATGGCGAGTATGGTGCTTCGGCTTTCTTCTGTGACAGGTCGTTCGCAGGAACCGATGGAATTGCGAAGCCTTTCCGTGCGCCTGCGCTGCCTTTGAGTGAGGTCGTCGATCCTACGGGGGCGGGTGACTCGTTTGCGGGTGGGTTCTATGGGTACATCGCTTCGCAGCCGAAGCTGACGCCCGGTGTGTTTCGTCGCGCACTGTTTTATGGCAGCGTAATGGGTTCGTTTGCGGTGGAGAAGTTTGGGACCGAGCGGATGCAGGAGTTGAGCCGCGAGGAGATTGAGAAGCGCTTCGGACTGTTCATGGAGATCTCGCACCTTGAGCACGCGCGGGCGTAG
- a CDS encoding DUF1844 domain-containing protein, with product MSDKPLPFVINDRRKFNSEGELRPESERAPDPEPTPKAPTPISEPEQHPAPHLVTETSEETTEVTAEEAEDPNLPPPPTAEQMEQARLAFEATAERLEIAIRSANPGMDHPPAMSFEQIVQSVYMQSIMQLGGGAQEGQQPQVDILGAKQSIDMLAVLSAKTAGNLAESEQHLIDSALFELRLAFLEITQALARSAQARATQGPPPGGAPTPGGRPGPSLIR from the coding sequence ATGTCCGACAAGCCCCTCCCGTTCGTCATCAACGACCGCCGCAAGTTCAACTCCGAAGGCGAACTCCGCCCCGAATCCGAGCGCGCACCTGATCCCGAACCCACCCCCAAAGCCCCCACACCCATCTCGGAACCCGAGCAGCACCCCGCCCCGCACCTCGTCACCGAGACCTCGGAAGAAACCACAGAAGTAACCGCAGAAGAAGCAGAAGACCCCAACCTCCCCCCGCCCCCCACCGCCGAGCAGATGGAGCAGGCCCGCCTCGCCTTTGAGGCCACCGCCGAGCGCCTGGAAATCGCCATCCGCTCCGCCAATCCCGGCATGGATCACCCCCCCGCCATGTCCTTCGAGCAGATCGTCCAGTCCGTCTATATGCAGTCCATCATGCAGCTCGGCGGCGGCGCGCAGGAGGGCCAGCAGCCCCAGGTCGACATCCTCGGAGCCAAGCAAAGCATCGACATGCTCGCCGTCCTCTCCGCCAAAACCGCCGGCAACCTCGCAGAGTCCGAGCAGCACCTCATCGACAGCGCCCTCTTCGAGCTCCGCCTCGCCTTCCTCGAAATCACCCAGGCCCTCGCCCGCAGCGCCCAGGCCAGAGCCACCCAGGGCCCACCCCCCGGAGGCGCACCTACCCCCGGAGGCCGCCCCGGCCCCAGCCTCATCCGCTAA
- the mtnP gene encoding S-methyl-5'-thioadenosine phosphorylase: protein MDKVEIGIIGGSGLYAMPGLSGLQEVAIETPFGAPSDAYMVGELDGRKVAFLARHGRGHRITPTELNFRANIWGMKKLGVEYILSVSAVGSLKEEHKPTDFVIPDQFIDRTFARIGTFFGDGVVAHVGFGDPICSVVAKAFETACKEVGVVGKLGGSYVCIEGPQFSTRAESNLYRSWGADVIGMTNLQEAKLAREAEMSYATMAMVTDYDCWREGHDDVTVEQVVAVMHQNSGNAAKVVRAAVAALPKGEKSPFAEAMKFAIMTDKTMIPDATKKKLDLLIGKYL, encoded by the coding sequence TTGGATAAGGTTGAGATTGGGATTATCGGGGGCAGCGGGCTGTATGCGATGCCGGGATTGAGCGGGCTGCAGGAAGTGGCGATCGAGACTCCGTTTGGTGCGCCCTCTGATGCTTATATGGTCGGCGAACTGGATGGGCGCAAGGTTGCGTTTTTGGCGCGACATGGGCGTGGACATCGGATTACGCCGACGGAGCTGAACTTCCGCGCGAATATCTGGGGGATGAAGAAGCTGGGGGTAGAGTACATTCTTTCCGTGTCCGCGGTGGGTAGCCTGAAGGAAGAACATAAGCCTACGGACTTCGTGATTCCGGATCAGTTTATCGATCGTACGTTTGCGCGTATCGGGACGTTCTTTGGCGATGGCGTGGTGGCGCATGTGGGGTTTGGGGACCCGATCTGCTCGGTTGTGGCGAAGGCTTTTGAGACGGCTTGTAAAGAGGTTGGCGTCGTCGGCAAGCTGGGCGGGTCTTATGTGTGCATTGAAGGGCCGCAGTTCTCTACGCGGGCTGAATCGAATCTGTATCGGAGCTGGGGTGCGGATGTGATTGGGATGACCAATCTGCAGGAGGCGAAGCTGGCTCGCGAGGCGGAGATGAGCTACGCGACGATGGCGATGGTGACGGACTATGACTGCTGGCGCGAAGGGCATGACGATGTGACCGTCGAGCAGGTGGTCGCGGTGATGCACCAGAACTCCGGGAATGCGGCTAAGGTTGTGCGGGCTGCTGTGGCTGCTCTGCCTAAGGGCGAGAAGAGCCCTTTTGCTGAGGCTATGAAGTTCGCGATTATGACGGATAAGACGATGATTCCGGATGCTACTAAGAAGAAGCTGGATTTGTTGATTGGGAAATATTTGTAA
- the ygfZ gene encoding CAF17-like 4Fe-4S cluster assembly/insertion protein YgfZ, with translation MSLTALLQSASFAPITNLGWIKVTGSDRTRWLNGMVTNNITALTPGQGCYNFVLSNQGRIQADLTAFPTEDAILLETDLTRIPALTALFDRFIIMDDVELEDISPTRAGLTLIGPAALRPLLDLGLTPLALLPLETSQITWNGAEVTFIHAHSPLIPRFELWSDPKTIALLTAALEAANIPQAAEDDLEHLRLLEGTPLYGTDIRDKELPQETAQLRALHFSKGCYLGQEIVERINSRGAVHRTFAGFLLTGDLPPAGTPLTADEKPVGEITSAARIPLPTGDIQLALGYIRREALDRAATITYPGGTAIAVKLPTEAARTQPA, from the coding sequence ATGTCCCTTACCGCCCTACTACAATCCGCGTCCTTCGCCCCCATCACCAATCTAGGCTGGATCAAGGTCACCGGCTCCGACCGAACCCGCTGGCTCAACGGCATGGTCACCAACAACATCACCGCCCTCACGCCCGGCCAGGGCTGTTACAACTTCGTCCTCTCCAACCAGGGCCGCATCCAGGCAGACCTCACCGCCTTCCCCACGGAAGACGCCATCCTCCTCGAAACCGACCTGACCAGAATTCCCGCGCTAACGGCCTTGTTTGACCGCTTCATCATCATGGACGACGTCGAACTCGAAGACATCTCCCCCACCCGAGCAGGCCTAACTCTCATCGGCCCCGCCGCCCTTCGCCCCCTGCTCGACCTGGGCCTAACCCCGTTGGCCCTCCTCCCCCTCGAAACCTCCCAGATCACCTGGAACGGTGCAGAAGTCACCTTCATCCACGCCCACAGCCCCCTGATCCCGCGCTTCGAACTCTGGTCAGACCCCAAAACCATAGCCCTCCTCACCGCAGCCCTCGAAGCAGCAAACATCCCCCAGGCCGCTGAAGATGACCTGGAACACCTCCGCCTCCTCGAAGGCACCCCCCTCTACGGCACCGACATCCGCGACAAGGAACTCCCGCAGGAGACCGCCCAGCTCCGAGCCCTCCACTTCTCCAAAGGCTGTTACCTCGGCCAGGAAATCGTAGAGCGCATCAACTCCCGCGGCGCAGTCCACCGCACCTTCGCCGGCTTCCTCCTCACCGGCGACCTCCCGCCCGCAGGCACCCCCCTCACCGCCGACGAAAAACCCGTAGGCGAGATCACCAGCGCCGCCCGCATCCCCCTCCCCACCGGCGACATCCAGCTGGCCCTCGGCTACATCCGCCGCGAAGCCCTCGACCGCGCCGCCACCATCACCTACCCCGGCGGCACCGCCATCGCGGTCAAGCTCCCCACGGAAGCCGCCCGCACCCAGCCAGCCTGA